A stretch of the Mycobacterium sp. ITM-2016-00317 genome encodes the following:
- a CDS encoding GPP34 family phosphoprotein codes for MAQIAEDLFLLLVDNASAQPGLDGPRRERALAAAILLDLAFACRVRPAVDGESIPAGRLVALEAAGPMDPVTGAAFEVVRARPLAPGAALKALAKNSEKLVVDELERTGQIRRIAHSGKLFRRSYAYPLTHRDRATAARGALMAALFDRRPPGPATAGVITVLHAVDGLGALLSLNDRGWRWVHARAGEIAGGSWVDESVTGLPEINLAVTASAVRQALAQLA; via the coding sequence ATGGCGCAGATTGCAGAGGACCTGTTCCTGCTGCTCGTCGACAACGCGTCCGCCCAACCCGGCCTGGACGGTCCGCGCCGCGAGCGTGCGCTCGCGGCGGCGATACTGCTCGACCTGGCCTTCGCCTGCCGGGTTCGGCCTGCCGTCGACGGCGAGTCGATCCCGGCGGGCCGGCTGGTCGCGCTGGAGGCCGCCGGTCCGATGGACCCGGTGACGGGTGCGGCGTTCGAGGTGGTGCGCGCCCGGCCCCTCGCTCCCGGCGCGGCGCTCAAGGCGCTGGCGAAAAACAGTGAGAAGCTCGTCGTCGACGAACTGGAGCGGACCGGTCAGATTCGTCGGATCGCCCACTCGGGCAAGCTGTTCCGGCGTTCGTACGCGTATCCGCTGACCCACCGCGACCGGGCGACCGCGGCGCGCGGCGCGTTGATGGCCGCCCTGTTCGACCGGCGACCGCCCGGCCCGGCGACGGCCGGCGTGATCACCGTGCTGCACGCGGTCGACGGCCTCGGCGCGCTGCTGAGCCTCAACGACCGCGGCTGGCGCTGGGTGCACGCCCGCGCCGGAGAGATCGCCGGCGGCAGTTGGGTCGACGAGTCCGTGACGGGCCTGCCGGAGATCAACCTCGCGGTCACCGCGTCCGCGGTGCGGCAGGCGCTGGCCCAGCTGGCCTAG
- a CDS encoding cystathionine gamma-synthase produces MSEQRSASDHYRAYGPATRAIHAGYRPDPATGVVNPPIYASSTFAQDGVGGLRGGFEYARTGNPTRSVLEGALAAMEGATYGRAFSSGMAATDCVLRAVLRPGDHLVIPDDAYGGTFRLIDKVFSLWGISYTAVALSDLDRVRAAVTERTKLIWIETPTNPLLTIADIAGIAEVGAATGAKVLVDNTFASPALQQPLPLGADIVLHSTTKYIGGHSDVVGGALLTDDESLDAAFAFLQNGAGAVPGPFDAYLTIRGLKTLPLRMQRHSENALAIAEFLAEHPAITTVLYPGLPGHLNHDVAARQMSGFGGMVSVRLRGGPQAARDFCARTEIFILAESLGGVESLIEYPGAMTHASTAGSQLEVPDDLVRLSVGIEDVADLLGDVEQALGSGG; encoded by the coding sequence ATGAGTGAGCAGCGCAGCGCCTCGGACCATTACCGGGCTTACGGACCGGCCACCAGGGCCATCCACGCCGGATACCGTCCCGATCCGGCGACCGGGGTGGTCAACCCCCCGATCTACGCCAGCTCGACCTTCGCCCAGGACGGGGTCGGCGGGCTGCGCGGCGGCTTCGAGTACGCCCGCACCGGCAACCCGACCCGCTCGGTGCTGGAGGGTGCGCTTGCGGCGATGGAGGGCGCGACCTACGGACGCGCGTTCAGCTCGGGCATGGCGGCCACCGACTGCGTGCTGCGCGCCGTGCTGCGCCCAGGTGACCACCTGGTGATCCCCGACGACGCCTACGGCGGCACCTTCCGGCTCATCGACAAGGTGTTCAGCCTGTGGGGCATCAGCTACACCGCGGTGGCGCTGTCGGACCTGGACCGGGTGCGCGCAGCCGTCACCGAACGCACGAAGCTGATCTGGATCGAGACCCCGACCAATCCGCTGCTGACGATCGCCGACATCGCCGGCATCGCCGAGGTGGGCGCCGCCACGGGCGCGAAAGTGTTGGTGGACAACACGTTCGCCTCTCCCGCGCTGCAGCAGCCGCTGCCGCTGGGCGCCGACATCGTGCTGCACTCGACGACCAAGTACATCGGCGGGCACTCCGACGTCGTCGGCGGCGCGCTGCTGACCGACGACGAATCCCTCGACGCGGCGTTCGCATTCCTGCAGAACGGCGCGGGCGCGGTGCCGGGACCGTTCGACGCGTACCTGACCATCCGCGGGCTCAAGACGCTGCCGCTGCGGATGCAGCGACACAGCGAGAACGCGCTGGCGATCGCCGAGTTCCTCGCCGAGCATCCTGCGATCACCACGGTGCTGTACCCGGGTCTGCCCGGCCACCTCAACCACGACGTCGCGGCCCGCCAGATGAGCGGGTTCGGCGGCATGGTGTCCGTGCGGCTGCGCGGCGGCCCGCAGGCCGCGCGCGACTTCTGCGCCCGCACCGAGATCTTCATCCTCGCGGAGTCGCTGGGCGGGGTGGAGTCGCTGATCGAGTACCCGGGCGCGATGACGCACGCGTCGACCGCAGGGTCCCAGTTGGAGGTGCCCGACGATCTGGTCCGGCTGTCCGTCGGCATCGAGGACGTCGCCGACCTGCTCGGTGACGTCGAGCAGGCGCTCGGCTCTGGCGGCTAG
- a CDS encoding acyl-CoA dehydrogenase family protein, with translation MSVHQSSSATSTLETLLDLDSLLSAEDRDLRTMVREFGEQRLRPHVPDWFDSGVVPVRELALEFGKLGLLGMHLTGYGCGGSSATAYGLVCQELEAVDSGLRSLVSVQGSLAMYAIHRWGSEEQRTQWLPGMAAGELIGCFGLTEPDYGSNPGGMRTTARRDGSDWILNGSKMWITNASVADVAVIWARSKEGVVGFAVPTSTPGFHATEMTRKLSLRASVTSEIHLDDVRVPEDARLPEAAGLKAPLSCLSEARFGIVFGAVGAARDCLQATLDYVGTRAVFDRPLSSYQLTQAKIADMAVELGKAQLLALHLGRLKDADRIRPEQVSVGKLNNVREAIEIARQCRTLLGANGITLEYPVLRHANNLESVLTYEGTSEVHQLVIGEALTGVSAFR, from the coding sequence ATGTCCGTCCACCAGTCATCGTCGGCGACCTCCACTCTCGAAACCCTCCTCGACCTCGACTCGCTGCTCAGCGCCGAGGACCGGGACCTGCGCACGATGGTGCGCGAGTTCGGCGAACAGCGGCTACGCCCGCACGTCCCGGACTGGTTCGACAGCGGGGTGGTCCCGGTGCGTGAGCTCGCCCTGGAGTTCGGCAAGCTCGGCCTGCTCGGCATGCACCTGACCGGCTACGGCTGCGGCGGGTCGTCGGCGACCGCCTACGGGCTGGTGTGCCAGGAGCTCGAGGCTGTCGACAGCGGGCTGCGCAGCCTGGTCTCGGTGCAGGGTTCGCTGGCGATGTACGCCATCCACCGCTGGGGCAGCGAGGAGCAGCGCACGCAGTGGCTGCCCGGGATGGCGGCAGGCGAGTTGATCGGCTGCTTCGGCCTGACCGAACCGGACTACGGCTCCAACCCGGGCGGCATGCGCACCACCGCCCGCCGCGACGGGTCGGACTGGATCCTCAACGGCTCGAAGATGTGGATCACCAACGCCTCGGTCGCCGACGTCGCGGTGATCTGGGCACGCTCCAAGGAGGGCGTGGTCGGGTTCGCGGTGCCGACCTCGACACCCGGGTTCCACGCCACCGAGATGACGCGCAAGCTGTCGCTGCGGGCGTCGGTCACCTCCGAGATCCACCTCGACGACGTCCGCGTGCCCGAGGACGCGAGACTGCCGGAGGCTGCGGGCCTCAAGGCCCCGCTGAGCTGTCTGTCGGAGGCACGGTTCGGGATCGTGTTCGGCGCCGTCGGGGCGGCCAGGGACTGCCTGCAGGCGACGCTGGACTACGTCGGCACCCGGGCGGTGTTCGACCGGCCGTTGTCCAGTTATCAACTCACGCAGGCCAAGATCGCGGATATGGCAGTGGAGCTCGGCAAGGCGCAACTGCTCGCCCTGCACCTGGGCCGGCTCAAGGACGCGGACCGGATCCGGCCCGAGCAGGTCAGCGTCGGCAAGCTCAACAACGTCCGCGAGGCCATCGAGATCGCCCGCCAGTGCAGAACCCTGTTGGGCGCCAACGGGATCACCCTGGAGTATCCGGTCCTGCGGCACGCCAACAACCTGGAGTCGGTACTGACCTACGAAGGCACCTCGGAGGTGCACCAGCTGGTGATCGGCGAGGCGCTCACCGGGGTCAGCGCGTTCCGCTGA
- a CDS encoding RDD family protein, protein MNRTAPRLPRRAYTSWWARVAAWSVDAVPVFLAWAIWETVAVTGTAVDCVTYDNGGVSCRSVTTPAIDLLAVAMLLFTLGYLVWNHGYRQGATGASLGKTVLRFRVVDEKTWQPVGFGASLLRQLVHLVDAVICFVGFLFPLWDARRQTLADKLVGTVCVSGTR, encoded by the coding sequence GTGAACCGGACTGCGCCGAGGCTGCCGAGGCGGGCCTACACCTCGTGGTGGGCGCGGGTGGCCGCGTGGTCGGTCGACGCCGTCCCGGTCTTCCTCGCCTGGGCGATCTGGGAGACGGTGGCCGTCACCGGCACCGCGGTGGACTGCGTCACCTACGACAACGGCGGCGTCTCGTGCCGGTCGGTCACCACCCCGGCGATCGATCTGCTGGCCGTCGCGATGCTGCTGTTCACGCTCGGCTACCTGGTGTGGAATCACGGCTACCGCCAGGGCGCCACCGGTGCCAGCCTCGGCAAAACGGTGCTGCGGTTCCGGGTGGTCGACGAAAAGACCTGGCAACCGGTCGGATTCGGCGCCTCGCTGCTGCGTCAGCTGGTGCACCTGGTCGACGCGGTGATCTGCTTCGTCGGTTTCCTGTTCCCGCTGTGGGACGCCAGGCGCCAGACGCTGGCCGACAAGCTCGTCGGCACGGTGTGCGTCAGCGGAACGCGCTGA
- a CDS encoding CBS domain-containing protein has product MAAVGAIRVAEREGPDALVVVLLPDGGRGYLSKIFDDAWMSSYGFLRSRLDGSVEESTVGDVLRGKSGALPDLVHTHPSETVRDAIGILREYGVSQMPVVGAEPPVMAGEVAGSVSERELLSAVFEGRAKLADAVAEHMSPPLPLIGAGELVSTAAKTLRDCDAVMVVEEGKPVGVLTRHDLLGYLSESRTRR; this is encoded by the coding sequence ATGGCGGCCGTGGGCGCGATCCGGGTCGCCGAACGGGAAGGCCCCGACGCGCTCGTGGTCGTGCTGCTGCCCGACGGCGGCCGAGGCTACCTGTCCAAGATCTTCGACGACGCGTGGATGTCGTCCTACGGGTTCCTGCGCAGCAGGCTGGACGGGTCGGTCGAGGAGTCGACCGTCGGGGACGTGCTGCGCGGAAAGTCCGGAGCCCTCCCCGATCTGGTGCACACCCACCCGTCCGAGACGGTGCGCGACGCGATCGGGATCCTCCGGGAGTACGGGGTGTCCCAGATGCCCGTCGTCGGGGCAGAACCTCCGGTGATGGCAGGCGAGGTCGCAGGCAGCGTGTCCGAGCGTGAACTGCTCTCGGCGGTGTTCGAGGGTCGCGCGAAACTCGCCGACGCCGTCGCCGAGCACATGAGCCCGCCGCTGCCGCTGATCGGCGCCGGCGAACTGGTCAGCACCGCGGCCAAGACGCTGCGCGACTGCGACGCGGTGATGGTCGTGGAGGAGGGCAAGCCCGTAGGGGTGCTCACCCGCCACGATCTGCTCGGCTACCTGTCCGAGAGCCGGACCCGCCGCTGA
- a CDS encoding alpha/beta hydrolase codes for MTAPSKIPSPSGRGVTAARAQKARRFPVSDGAPVEVVEDGPSIAGRLMGLAAMATIKPFLTVGSYAPKLPWPWGALDFAARVLKPAPGTVRATIGLPHCNAQLVRAAGVLPADGNRSVILYLHGGAFLTCGVNTHGRLVTALSKCADAPVLVVNYRMIPKHSVGTALEDCYDGYKWLRELGYEPDQIVLAGDSAGGYLALSLAERLQAEGINGFVGETPAAIVTMSPLFEIDNEARAEHPNARGDAMFPPKAFHALVELIEAAAERRIVGGRPEEVYEPLDHIEPGLPRTLIHVSGSEVLLSDARKAARLLAASGVPVEVRVWPGQMHVFQLGAPVVSEAARSIKQIGEYIREATW; via the coding sequence ATGACGGCACCAAGCAAGATCCCCAGCCCCTCAGGGCGGGGCGTAACGGCAGCTAGAGCGCAGAAGGCTCGTCGCTTCCCGGTCTCCGACGGCGCGCCCGTCGAGGTGGTCGAGGACGGTCCGAGCATTGCCGGCCGCCTCATGGGCTTGGCCGCGATGGCCACCATCAAACCGTTCCTGACCGTTGGCAGCTACGCGCCCAAGCTGCCGTGGCCGTGGGGTGCGCTCGATTTCGCCGCCCGCGTGCTCAAGCCCGCCCCCGGCACCGTGCGGGCCACCATCGGGCTGCCGCACTGCAACGCCCAACTGGTCCGCGCCGCCGGCGTGCTGCCCGCCGATGGCAACCGGAGCGTGATTCTCTACCTGCACGGCGGAGCCTTCCTCACCTGCGGGGTGAACACCCACGGCCGGCTGGTGACCGCGCTGTCCAAATGCGCGGACGCGCCGGTGCTCGTCGTGAACTACCGGATGATCCCCAAGCACTCTGTCGGCACCGCGCTGGAGGACTGCTACGACGGCTACAAATGGCTGCGGGAGCTGGGCTACGAACCCGACCAGATCGTGCTGGCCGGTGATTCCGCGGGCGGCTACCTGGCGCTGTCGCTGGCCGAGCGGCTCCAGGCCGAGGGCATCAACGGGTTCGTCGGGGAAACGCCTGCCGCGATCGTGACGATGTCGCCGCTGTTCGAGATCGACAACGAGGCCCGTGCCGAACACCCGAACGCCCGCGGCGATGCGATGTTCCCGCCGAAGGCCTTCCATGCCCTGGTCGAACTCATCGAGGCGGCCGCCGAGCGCCGGATCGTCGGCGGCAGGCCGGAAGAGGTCTACGAACCGCTCGACCACATCGAACCCGGGCTGCCGCGCACGCTGATCCACGTGTCCGGATCCGAGGTGCTGCTCAGCGACGCCCGCAAGGCGGCCCGGCTGCTGGCCGCCTCCGGCGTGCCGGTGGAGGTGCGGGTCTGGCCCGGCCAGATGCACGTCTTCCAGCTCGGGGCGCCTGTGGTGTCCGAAGCGGCCCGGTCGATCAAGCAGATCGGTGAGTACATCCGCGAGGCCACCTGGTAG
- a CDS encoding SGNH/GDSL hydrolase family protein: MGILGRAPGAHAPRRSTVALAAAATLASTGTAYVGARNLLNGQAEQTRRVIPKSWDVPPRADGVYSPGGGPPERWHRGVEFDLHLMIFGDSTATGYGCAVADEVPGVLLARALAAESGRRIRLSTKAIVGATSKGLSGQIDAMYVAGSPPDAAVIMIGANDITRPHRVGPSARRLGRAVQRLRAGGAVVVVGTCPDFGVITAIPQPLRFVARSRGLRLARAQAAAVRAVGGVPVPFSDLLAPHFYQTPELLFSPDMFHPSAAGYQLAGVQLLPALCNALGEFVTGTPAEAALESRAGEDGSLLSRLGGLSRLWRRSTGVPAPIVVPAG; encoded by the coding sequence GTGGGCATCCTCGGACGTGCTCCCGGTGCTCATGCACCGCGCCGTTCCACGGTCGCTCTGGCGGCCGCAGCAACGCTGGCTTCCACCGGCACCGCCTACGTCGGCGCCCGTAATCTGCTCAACGGTCAGGCGGAGCAGACGCGGCGGGTGATCCCGAAGTCCTGGGACGTGCCACCCCGCGCCGACGGCGTCTACTCCCCCGGCGGCGGCCCGCCCGAACGCTGGCACCGCGGCGTCGAGTTCGACCTGCACCTGATGATCTTCGGCGACTCGACGGCCACCGGGTACGGCTGCGCGGTCGCCGATGAGGTGCCGGGAGTGCTGCTGGCGCGTGCGCTGGCCGCCGAATCCGGCAGGCGAATCCGGTTGAGCACCAAGGCCATCGTCGGCGCCACCTCGAAGGGGCTGTCCGGGCAGATCGACGCGATGTACGTCGCGGGTTCCCCGCCCGACGCCGCCGTCATCATGATCGGCGCCAACGACATCACCAGACCCCACCGCGTCGGCCCGTCCGCCCGGCGGCTCGGGCGGGCCGTGCAGCGGTTGCGGGCCGGCGGCGCCGTCGTCGTGGTCGGCACCTGCCCGGACTTCGGCGTGATCACCGCGATCCCGCAGCCGCTTCGGTTCGTGGCCCGCAGCCGCGGGTTGCGCCTGGCCCGCGCCCAGGCGGCCGCGGTGCGCGCCGTGGGCGGGGTGCCGGTGCCGTTCTCCGACCTGCTGGCGCCGCACTTCTACCAGACCCCTGAGCTGCTGTTCTCGCCGGACATGTTCCATCCGTCGGCGGCCGGCTACCAACTGGCCGGCGTGCAGCTGCTGCCCGCACTCTGTAATGCGTTGGGCGAGTTCGTGACCGGCACTCCGGCCGAAGCGGCGCTGGAATCCCGGGCCGGCGAGGACGGTTCGCTGCTGTCTCGGCTCGGCGGGTTGAGCCGCTTGTGGCGGCGCTCGACCGGGGTGCCCGCACCGATCGTGGTGCCCGCGGGCTAG
- a CDS encoding acetyl-CoA C-acetyltransferase has translation MPEAVIVATARSPIGRANKGSLVSMRPDDLAAQMVKAVLDKVPSLDPRDIDDLMMGCAQPAGEAGYNIARAVAVELGYDFLPGTTVNRYCSSSLQTTRMAFHAIKAGEGHAFISAGVETVSRFGKGAADGAPDSKNPIFADAQARSEEAAAGASEWHDPREDGLLPDVYIAMGQTAENVAAFTGISREDQDHWGVRSQNRAEEAINSGFFEREIVPVTLPDGTVVSKDDGPRAGTSYDKISQLKPVFRPNGTITAGNACPLNDGAAAVVIMSDTRAKELGLTPLARIVSTGVSGLSPEIMGLGPIEAVKKALANAKMSISDIDLYEINEAFAVQVLGSARELGMDEDKLNVSGGAIALGHPFGMTGARITATLLNNLSTYDKTFGIESMCVGGGQGMAMVVERLS, from the coding sequence ATGCCCGAAGCCGTCATCGTCGCCACCGCCCGCTCCCCCATCGGCCGGGCCAACAAGGGCTCGCTGGTCTCGATGCGCCCCGACGACCTCGCCGCGCAGATGGTCAAGGCCGTGCTCGACAAGGTGCCGTCGCTGGATCCCCGCGACATCGACGACCTGATGATGGGCTGCGCGCAGCCCGCCGGGGAGGCCGGCTACAACATCGCCCGCGCGGTCGCCGTCGAGCTCGGGTACGACTTCCTGCCCGGCACCACCGTGAACCGGTACTGCTCGTCGTCGCTGCAGACCACGCGGATGGCGTTCCACGCGATCAAGGCCGGCGAGGGCCACGCATTCATCTCCGCCGGTGTGGAGACGGTGTCGCGGTTCGGCAAGGGTGCCGCCGACGGCGCCCCGGATTCGAAGAACCCGATCTTCGCCGACGCGCAGGCCCGTTCCGAGGAAGCGGCCGCCGGGGCCAGCGAGTGGCACGACCCCCGCGAGGACGGCCTGCTGCCCGACGTGTACATCGCGATGGGCCAGACCGCCGAGAACGTCGCCGCGTTCACCGGCATCAGCCGTGAGGACCAGGACCACTGGGGCGTGCGCTCGCAGAACCGCGCCGAGGAGGCCATCAACAGCGGGTTCTTCGAGCGTGAGATCGTGCCGGTGACGCTGCCCGACGGCACCGTGGTGTCCAAGGACGACGGCCCCCGCGCCGGCACCAGCTACGACAAGATCAGCCAGCTCAAGCCGGTGTTCCGGCCCAACGGCACGATCACCGCCGGCAACGCGTGCCCGCTCAACGACGGCGCCGCCGCGGTGGTCATCATGAGCGACACCCGCGCCAAGGAGCTGGGCCTGACCCCGCTGGCGCGCATCGTGTCGACGGGCGTGTCGGGGCTGTCGCCGGAGATCATGGGCCTCGGCCCGATCGAGGCCGTCAAGAAGGCACTGGCCAACGCGAAGATGAGCATCTCCGACATCGACCTGTACGAGATCAACGAGGCGTTCGCGGTGCAGGTGCTCGGCTCGGCGCGCGAGCTCGGTATGGACGAGGACAAGCTGAACGTGTCCGGCGGCGCGATCGCGCTGGGGCATCCGTTCGGCATGACCGGCGCCCGGATCACCGCCACGCTGCTGAACAACCTGTCCACCTACGACAAGACGTTCGGCATCGAGTCGATGTGTGTCGGTGGCGGGCAGGGCATGGCGATGGTCGTGGAGCGGCTCTCCTGA
- a CDS encoding Bax inhibitor-1/YccA family protein, producing the protein MRESSNPVFRTLPKGQQGGYAQFGTGAAGYGTQAVHADPYVTQYPDRQQAGVSRALTIDDVVMKTGMTLGVLTAVAVVSYFLVSGNLSLAMPFTLVGALGGLALVLVATFGRKQDNPAIVLSYAALEGLFLGAVSFIIANIASVGGVGMIAQAIVGTLGVFFGMLVVYKTGAIRVTPKFTRMMVAALFGVVALMLMNLVLGLFGVGGGAGLGLRDGGALAIGFSLLCIGLAAFSFLIDFDAADQMVRAGAPEKAAWGIALGLTVTLVWLYLEILRLLSYFNND; encoded by the coding sequence GTGCGCGAAAGCAGCAACCCGGTGTTCCGCACGTTGCCCAAGGGGCAGCAGGGCGGCTACGCGCAATTCGGTACCGGAGCCGCCGGCTACGGTACGCAGGCAGTACACGCCGATCCGTACGTCACGCAGTACCCGGACCGGCAGCAGGCGGGTGTCTCGCGTGCGCTGACCATCGATGATGTCGTGATGAAGACCGGCATGACGCTCGGCGTGCTGACGGCCGTCGCGGTGGTGTCCTACTTCCTGGTCAGCGGCAACCTCAGCCTGGCCATGCCGTTCACCCTGGTGGGTGCGCTCGGCGGCCTCGCCCTCGTGCTCGTCGCGACGTTCGGCCGCAAGCAGGACAACCCGGCGATCGTGCTGAGCTACGCGGCGCTGGAGGGCCTGTTCCTCGGTGCGGTGTCGTTCATCATCGCCAACATCGCGTCCGTCGGTGGCGTGGGCATGATCGCGCAGGCGATCGTCGGCACGCTCGGCGTGTTCTTCGGCATGCTCGTCGTCTACAAGACCGGCGCCATCCGCGTCACCCCGAAGTTCACCCGCATGATGGTCGCCGCGCTGTTCGGCGTCGTCGCCCTGATGCTGATGAACCTGGTGCTGGGCCTGTTCGGTGTCGGTGGCGGTGCGGGCCTGGGCCTGCGTGACGGTGGCGCCCTGGCCATCGGCTTCTCGCTGCTGTGCATCGGCCTGGCCGCGTTCAGCTTCCTGATCGACTTCGACGCCGCCGACCAGATGGTCCGCGCCGGCGCCCCGGAGAAGGCTGCGTGGGGCATCGCCCTCGGCCTGACCGTCACCCTGGTCTGGCTGTACCTGGAGATCCTGCGCCTGCTCAGCTACTTCAACAACGACTAG
- a CDS encoding enoyl-CoA hydratase/isomerase family protein → MDENKDVLVTAAGGIGRITLNRPKAINSLTHPMVDTIARTLTAWESDDAVDAVVVSGAGDRGLCAGGDVVAIYHDAKTGGTGSRRFWHDEYLLNAYIGRYPKPYVALMNGITMGGGVGISAHGSVRVVTETTKMAMPEVGIGFIPDVGGTYILSRTPGLLGVHAALTGAPFSGADAIAMGFADHFVPQDRLGAFVDAIEADGVDAAVAAFAEKPPASALLAQREWIDRCYAQETVADIVAALHDHGGAAAEAADLIASRSPVAVSVTLEAVRRAAKLDTLEDVLRQEFRVSCASLRSHDLVEGIRALLIDKDKNPKWSPASLPDVTSADIDAYFVSADPDINFEEQS, encoded by the coding sequence GTGGACGAAAACAAGGATGTCCTAGTAACTGCGGCCGGCGGCATCGGCCGCATCACGCTCAACCGGCCCAAAGCGATCAATTCGCTGACCCACCCGATGGTGGACACGATCGCGCGAACGCTGACGGCCTGGGAGTCCGACGACGCGGTCGACGCCGTCGTGGTCTCCGGCGCCGGCGACCGCGGCCTGTGCGCGGGCGGCGACGTGGTGGCGATCTACCACGACGCGAAGACCGGTGGCACCGGGTCCCGCCGGTTCTGGCACGACGAATACCTGCTCAACGCCTATATCGGCCGCTACCCGAAGCCCTACGTCGCGCTGATGAACGGCATCACGATGGGCGGCGGGGTGGGGATCAGCGCGCATGGCAGCGTCCGCGTGGTCACCGAGACCACGAAGATGGCGATGCCCGAGGTCGGCATCGGGTTCATCCCCGACGTCGGCGGCACCTACATCCTGTCGCGCACCCCGGGCCTGCTCGGCGTGCACGCCGCGCTGACCGGCGCGCCGTTCTCCGGCGCCGACGCCATCGCGATGGGATTCGCCGACCACTTCGTCCCGCAGGATCGCCTGGGGGCGTTCGTCGACGCGATCGAGGCCGACGGAGTCGACGCCGCAGTGGCCGCTTTCGCCGAGAAGCCGCCCGCGAGCGCATTGCTGGCCCAGCGGGAGTGGATCGACCGTTGCTACGCCCAGGAGACCGTCGCCGACATCGTCGCCGCGCTGCACGACCACGGCGGCGCGGCGGCCGAGGCGGCGGACCTGATCGCGTCGCGGTCCCCGGTCGCGGTCTCGGTCACGCTGGAAGCGGTGCGCCGCGCGGCGAAGCTGGACACACTGGAAGACGTGCTGCGCCAGGAGTTCCGGGTCTCGTGCGCGTCGCTGCGCTCGCACGACCTCGTCGAGGGCATCCGGGCGTTGCTCATCGACAAGGACAAGAACCCGAAGTGGTCGCCCGCCTCACTGCCGGACGTGACCTCAGCCGACATCGACGCGTACTTCGTCTCCGCCGATCCCGACATCAATTTCGAGGAGCAGTCATGA
- a CDS encoding enoyl-CoA hydratase gives MTFETIIVERDDRVATITLNRPKALNALNSQVMHEVTTAAAELDADPGVGAIIVTGNEKAFAAGADIKEMAGLSFADVFSSDFFAAWGKFAATRTPTIAAVAGYALGGGCELAMMCDILIAADTAKFGQPEIKLGVLPGMGGSQRLTRAIGKAKAMDLILTGRNMGAEEAERAGLVSRVVPADTLLEEARSVAGTVAGMSLSASRMAKEAVDRAFETTLTEGLLYERRLFHSAFATDDQTEGMNAFTEKRSPNFTHR, from the coding sequence ATGACCTTTGAGACCATCATCGTCGAGCGCGACGACCGGGTCGCCACCATCACGCTGAACCGGCCGAAGGCGCTCAACGCGCTCAACAGCCAGGTCATGCACGAAGTCACCACCGCCGCAGCCGAACTCGACGCGGACCCGGGCGTCGGGGCCATCATCGTCACCGGCAACGAGAAGGCGTTCGCCGCCGGCGCCGACATCAAGGAGATGGCCGGCCTGTCGTTCGCCGACGTCTTCTCCTCGGACTTCTTCGCCGCGTGGGGCAAGTTCGCCGCGACACGCACCCCGACGATCGCCGCGGTCGCCGGCTACGCGCTGGGCGGCGGCTGCGAGCTGGCGATGATGTGCGACATCCTGATCGCCGCCGACACCGCGAAGTTCGGTCAGCCCGAGATCAAGCTCGGCGTGCTGCCCGGCATGGGCGGATCGCAGCGGCTGACCCGCGCCATCGGCAAGGCCAAGGCGATGGACCTGATCCTGACCGGCCGCAACATGGGCGCCGAGGAGGCCGAGCGCGCCGGGCTGGTGTCCCGTGTGGTACCGGCCGACACGTTGCTGGAAGAGGCCCGGTCGGTCGCGGGCACCGTCGCGGGCATGTCGCTGTCGGCGTCCCGGATGGCAAAGGAGGCCGTCGATCGCGCGTTCGAGACCACGCTGACCGAGGGCCTGCTCTACGAGCGCAGGCTGTTCCACTCGGCGTTCGCCACCGACGACCAGACCGAGGGTATGAACGCGTTCACCGAGAAGCGGTCGCCGAACTTCACGCATCGCTAG